From a region of the bacterium genome:
- a CDS encoding class I SAM-dependent methyltransferase, with amino-acid sequence MSRIPGGSWLVAWTDPLHIARRILWSTIKEHADYARGWVLDLGCGAQPYRSLFQHVDRYVSFDVSQGPQIDVRGTALALPFVDSAFHTVLCSEVLEHVPEPSRLLVEVERVLKPGGILILTTPQTWGLHLEPFDFYRYTKHGLRYLAEKSKLNVIELIPTCGMWATLTQRLSDTVIFNYAEGRNRWIVEGLSLLLAPVNLIGYGLDKLFGKRGDTLDHLMIAQKPQ; translated from the coding sequence GTGAGTCGCATTCCAGGTGGTAGCTGGTTGGTTGCGTGGACAGATCCGCTTCACATTGCACGACGAATCTTATGGAGCACCATCAAAGAACATGCTGACTACGCGCGCGGATGGGTCCTGGATCTGGGTTGCGGCGCTCAGCCTTACCGGTCTCTTTTTCAACATGTGGATCGTTATGTTAGCTTTGATGTTTCCCAGGGTCCCCAAATTGATGTTCGCGGAACCGCTCTCGCTCTGCCTTTTGTAGATTCGGCCTTTCATACAGTTTTGTGCAGCGAGGTTTTGGAACATGTTCCCGAACCATCCAGGTTGCTCGTGGAAGTAGAAAGAGTGCTGAAACCAGGAGGAATCTTGATACTCACAACTCCTCAAACCTGGGGACTGCATCTGGAGCCGTTCGATTTCTACCGGTACACAAAACACGGGCTTCGCTATCTGGCGGAAAAGAGTAAACTGAACGTGATCGAACTGATACCGACTTGCGGGATGTGGGCCACATTAACGCAACGACTCAGCGATACGGTGATTTTCAATTACGCTGAGGGTCGCAATCGATGGATCGTGGAAGGACTTTCTTTATTACTGGCTCCCGTAAATCTGATTGGATATGGTCT
- a CDS encoding class I SAM-dependent methyltransferase: protein MFFRRKQKSPPRQDVSSNYRVFGLESAQALNLAGWLDPEVALKQDAAYQDLIKQMKAGNVRRDFQVAAKTLEATGIQNPSVLEVGSGSGYYYEILSYLLNRELHYVGVDRSQSMIRLAKKNYPAKPFLAADAARLPFSDRSFDVVFNGVSLMHILEYAEAIFESRRTARSFCIFHTVPVLQDRPTTVLQKSAYGGPVFEVIFNEGELTALLKANHLRIRSSVESIPYNLEKIVSEKTITKTYLCEVLPK from the coding sequence ATGTTTTTCAGGAGGAAACAAAAATCACCGCCCCGTCAAGATGTTTCTTCGAACTACCGGGTGTTCGGGCTTGAATCAGCTCAGGCTTTGAACCTTGCGGGTTGGTTGGATCCGGAAGTGGCTCTCAAACAAGACGCTGCTTATCAAGATCTGATCAAACAAATGAAAGCAGGGAACGTGCGCCGGGATTTTCAGGTCGCCGCAAAGACATTAGAAGCAACGGGCATTCAAAATCCGTCTGTCCTTGAAGTGGGTAGCGGGAGTGGCTATTACTATGAGATCTTATCCTACCTTCTAAATCGTGAACTACATTATGTGGGAGTCGACCGGTCTCAATCGATGATCAGGTTAGCAAAAAAAAATTATCCGGCAAAACCGTTCCTTGCAGCGGATGCTGCGCGACTTCCCTTTTCCGATCGGAGTTTCGATGTCGTTTTCAATGGTGTTTCCCTGATGCATATTCTCGAATATGCCGAAGCTATTTTCGAAAGTCGCAGAACTGCCAGATCCTTCTGCATTTTTCATACGGTTCCTGTTCTCCAGGACCGGCCTACTACCGTGCTTCAAAAGTCTGCTTACGGAGGGCCTGTGTTCGAAGTCATTTTCAATGAAGGAGAGTTGACTGCTCTACTCAAAGCCAATCATCTTAGAATTCGTTCTTCTGTCGAAAGCATTCCTTATAACCTCGAAAAGATCGTCAGTGAAAAGACAATCACAAAAACATATTTGTGCGAGGTTCTGCCGAAGTGA